One window of Gloeothece citriformis PCC 7424 genomic DNA carries:
- a CDS encoding sulfotransferase family protein, translated as MTMLTRTSKKIVMPNFLIIGAAKAGTTALHYYLNQHPQIYTSPVKETKFFVFDGQTVDYQGPGDQQANREVITNIEAYREQFSGVSEEIAIGEASPLYLYHPRASERIHYYLPDVKLIAILRNPVDRAYSSFLHLIRDGREPLTNFAQALKEEESRINNNWALLWHYKNAGFYYPQLKRYFDRFSQSQIKIYLYEDLHNSPLKVLQDLFQFLEVDETFIPDMSTKYNVSRIPKNRVLHRFLTESHPVKSIFKPVMPETFRKTIVSNITNQNLGKPKLSPKIRSELLEIYREDLSKLENLIERDLTHWLN; from the coding sequence ATGACTATGCTAACAAGAACTTCAAAAAAGATAGTAATGCCCAATTTCTTAATTATTGGTGCAGCAAAAGCCGGAACCACTGCATTGCATTACTACTTAAATCAACATCCCCAAATTTACACGAGTCCGGTTAAAGAGACTAAGTTTTTTGTTTTCGACGGACAAACCGTTGATTATCAAGGGCCAGGAGATCAACAAGCCAATAGAGAAGTCATTACCAATATTGAAGCTTACCGCGAGCAGTTTTCAGGTGTTTCTGAAGAAATAGCTATTGGCGAAGCATCACCTTTATATTTATATCATCCAAGAGCGTCTGAGCGTATTCACTATTATCTACCTGATGTTAAGCTAATTGCTATTCTTCGCAATCCGGTTGATCGAGCTTATTCTAGCTTTTTGCATTTGATTCGTGACGGGAGAGAACCACTGACTAATTTTGCTCAGGCACTCAAAGAAGAAGAAAGTCGTATTAACAATAACTGGGCTTTACTCTGGCATTATAAAAATGCTGGATTTTATTACCCTCAGCTAAAACGTTATTTTGATAGATTTAGTCAGAGTCAAATTAAAATTTATCTTTATGAAGATTTACATAATAGCCCTTTAAAAGTTTTACAAGATTTGTTCCAATTTTTAGAAGTAGATGAAACATTTATTCCTGATATGTCAACTAAATACAATGTATCTAGGATTCCTAAAAATAGAGTTTTACATAGGTTTTTAACCGAATCTCATCCAGTTAAAAGTATTTTTAAACCTGTGATGCCAGAAACATTCCGAAAAACCATTGTTTCTAATATTACAAACCAAAATCTGGGCAAACCTAAACTTTCTCCGAAAATTCGGAGCGAATTGCTCGAAATTTATCGAGAAGATCTGAGCAAGCTTGAAAATTTAATTGAACGAGATCTGACTCACTGGTTAAACTAA
- a CDS encoding sulfotransferase family protein, whose translation MALPNFLIVGAAKAGTTSLHYYLKQHPDIYMPSQTKETFFFSGFTPEMFPGQGNQYAQLAITSLEKYQELYEEVGNEKAIGEACVAYLYYHDLTIPRILEILGRDVKIIISLRNPVDRAYSNYLHHIREKWEPLSFLDAIKAENWRKEQGWWWGFQYIPVGYYYNQVKAYLDVFGREQTLIILYDDLSKDGLEVMNKIFHFLEVDTSFVPDLSIRHNISSTLTLSRNQSLGKFLNEPNPVKRKIKTMLPYKIYQQLIKSLTEINTYNAHPLSSKIRNQIIPFYREDIQKLQDLIGRDLSLWLQ comes from the coding sequence ATGGCATTACCCAATTTTTTGATTGTCGGTGCAGCAAAAGCAGGAACAACCTCTTTGCATTATTATCTCAAACAACATCCTGATATTTATATGCCCAGTCAAACTAAAGAAACATTCTTTTTTAGTGGCTTCACTCCAGAAATGTTTCCGGGTCAGGGGAATCAGTATGCACAGTTGGCAATAACTTCGCTGGAAAAATATCAAGAACTCTATGAAGAAGTAGGAAACGAAAAAGCAATCGGAGAAGCTTGTGTGGCTTACTTATATTATCACGATCTCACGATTCCTCGCATTTTGGAAATTTTAGGCAGAGATGTAAAAATTATTATTTCTCTGAGAAATCCCGTTGATAGAGCTTATTCTAACTATTTACATCACATTAGAGAAAAATGGGAACCCCTTTCTTTTTTGGATGCGATCAAAGCGGAAAATTGGCGAAAAGAACAAGGATGGTGGTGGGGATTTCAGTATATACCAGTCGGTTATTATTATAATCAAGTCAAAGCTTATTTAGATGTTTTTGGTAGAGAGCAAACTTTAATTATTCTTTATGATGATTTAAGTAAAGATGGATTAGAGGTCATGAATAAAATTTTTCATTTTCTTGAAGTAGATACTTCTTTTGTTCCTGATCTATCTATTCGGCATAATATATCATCAACATTAACCTTGTCTAGAAACCAAAGTCTAGGTAAATTTTTAAATGAGCCTAATCCAGTTAAAAGGAAAATTAAAACTATGTTACCCTACAAAATTTATCAACAATTGATTAAGAGTTTGACGGAAATTAATACCTATAATGCTCACCCTCTTTCGTCAAAAATTCGCAATCAAATCATTCCATTTTATCGAGAAGATATTCAAAAACTTCAAGATTTAATTGGGCGCGATCTTTCTCTTTGGTTGCAATAG
- a CDS encoding protoporphyrinogen/coproporphyrinogen oxidase has translation MSNYILGGGMTGLSAGIASGLPIFEAVEAPGGICSSYYVRPGEREHLMKEPEDGEVYHFEIGGGHWIFGGDPTVLHFINSLTPVNTYARRSSVYFHEKNIYVPYPLQNHLRYLDQSLAAKALAEMATPRAPFSTMEQWMEQSFGPSLCELFFYPFHELYTAGLYKKIAPQDAYKSPVNLSSAIQGALNEAPPVGYNVTFVYPNEGLNTLAQRMAERCDVRYGKRAAKIDVQDKTIYFTDGSAVSYNTLISTLPLNTMLDITGLEVDVAPDPYTSVLVLNIGAEKGDLCPEDHWLYNPDAKSGFHRVGFYSNVAPLFLPKSSQSKGDRVSIYVERAFVGGTKPSEQEVAQYCDAVVKELQSWGYIKEAEVVDPTWIEVAYTWSYPGSKWKPKALQILEDHDIYQIGRYGRWIFQGIADSLKDGFFVGASFKQ, from the coding sequence ATGTCTAACTACATTCTCGGTGGTGGTATGACGGGTTTATCAGCAGGAATAGCTTCTGGTTTGCCCATTTTTGAAGCAGTAGAAGCTCCCGGAGGGATTTGTTCCTCTTATTACGTCAGACCAGGAGAACGGGAACATTTGATGAAAGAACCCGAAGATGGAGAAGTTTATCACTTTGAAATTGGGGGTGGACATTGGATTTTTGGAGGCGATCCGACCGTATTGCATTTTATTAACAGTTTAACTCCCGTTAATACCTACGCTCGTCGCTCATCGGTGTATTTTCACGAAAAAAATATCTATGTTCCCTATCCTTTGCAAAACCATTTGCGTTATTTAGATCAATCCCTTGCCGCTAAAGCTCTGGCGGAGATGGCAACTCCCCGCGCTCCTTTTAGCACAATGGAACAATGGATGGAGCAGAGTTTTGGGCCTAGCTTGTGCGAACTGTTCTTTTATCCCTTTCACGAACTGTACACGGCAGGATTGTACAAAAAAATCGCTCCTCAAGATGCTTACAAATCTCCAGTCAATCTATCCTCAGCCATTCAGGGCGCTCTTAATGAAGCTCCTCCGGTCGGCTATAACGTCACTTTTGTCTATCCCAATGAAGGATTAAATACCCTAGCTCAACGGATGGCAGAGCGTTGTGATGTGCGATACGGTAAGCGCGCCGCTAAGATAGATGTGCAAGACAAAACGATTTACTTCACTGATGGAAGTGCGGTCTCCTATAACACCCTAATTTCTACCCTACCTCTCAACACCATGTTAGATATAACAGGATTAGAAGTAGATGTAGCCCCAGACCCTTATACATCTGTATTAGTCTTAAATATTGGAGCCGAAAAAGGAGACCTCTGTCCTGAAGATCACTGGTTATACAACCCAGATGCCAAATCCGGTTTCCACCGAGTCGGTTTTTACAGCAATGTTGCTCCCTTATTTTTACCCAAGTCGTCTCAGTCTAAAGGCGATCGGGTTAGTATTTATGTAGAACGGGCTTTCGTTGGTGGCACTAAACCCAGTGAACAAGAAGTCGCTCAATATTGTGACGCTGTCGTTAAAGAACTACAAAGCTGGGGATATATTAAAGAAGCTGAAGTAGTTGATCCGACTTGGATTGAAGTCGCTTATACTTGGTCTTATCCTGGATCTAAATGGAAACCAAAAGCCTTGCAAATTCTAGAAGATCATGATATTTATCAAATTGGTCGCTATGGACGTTGGATTTTCCAAGGAATCGCTGATTCACTCAAAGACGGTTTCTTTGTGGGCGCAAGTTTTAAACAGTAA
- a CDS encoding glycosyltransferase family 2 protein yields MSKPPVVPAINPVHKGVKRPFWSVMIPTYNCADYLVETLKCVLEQAPSPEQMQIEVVDDCSTKDDPEAVVKEIGQGRVSFYRHPKNIGASANFTSCIQRSQGQWVHILHGDDLVRPGFYAQFRAAAEQNPTIGAGFCYFHVIDEHGNQSVMLPTEKETPGIIEDFAERMFIHNRVMAPAIVVKRSVYEHLGGFHPELFHTADWEMWTRIAVHYPVWYNPELLALYRVHSASDTSKLKRTGANIANHRKAREIVKEYMPKPIVDRCLEEANEFTALLALVAARKMLANADLEAAQAQVQEALLCSRSLRILRQAGWVMLDIGQRKKAINCGIKSILNQPFDVHNWKLLVYASLKPISQPLTT; encoded by the coding sequence ATGAGCAAACCTCCCGTAGTTCCTGCTATCAATCCTGTTCACAAAGGAGTTAAGCGTCCTTTTTGGTCAGTGATGATTCCTACTTACAACTGTGCAGATTATTTGGTCGAAACCCTTAAATGCGTTCTCGAACAAGCTCCCAGTCCTGAACAGATGCAAATTGAAGTCGTTGATGATTGCTCGACCAAAGATGACCCCGAAGCAGTGGTCAAAGAAATTGGTCAAGGAAGGGTTTCTTTTTATCGTCACCCCAAAAATATTGGCGCATCAGCTAACTTCACCAGTTGTATTCAGCGTTCCCAAGGCCAGTGGGTACATATTCTTCATGGAGATGATTTAGTCAGACCCGGATTTTATGCTCAATTTCGAGCCGCCGCCGAACAAAATCCAACCATTGGAGCCGGTTTCTGCTATTTCCATGTAATTGATGAACATGGCAATCAAAGCGTTATGTTACCTACCGAAAAGGAAACGCCAGGGATTATTGAAGATTTTGCAGAACGAATGTTCATTCACAATCGTGTTATGGCACCTGCGATTGTAGTCAAACGTAGCGTTTACGAACATTTAGGAGGTTTTCATCCAGAATTGTTTCATACGGCAGATTGGGAAATGTGGACAAGAATTGCCGTACATTATCCTGTTTGGTATAATCCTGAGCTTTTAGCTCTTTATCGAGTTCATTCAGCTTCAGATACTTCTAAATTAAAAAGAACGGGTGCTAACATTGCCAATCATCGCAAAGCCAGGGAAATAGTTAAAGAATATATGCCTAAGCCTATTGTTGACCGTTGTTTAGAAGAAGCTAATGAATTTACTGCACTACTAGCCCTGGTTGCAGCCCGTAAAATGCTTGCAAATGCAGATCTAGAAGCGGCTCAGGCTCAAGTTCAAGAGGCACTGTTGTGTAGTCGTTCTCTTAGAATTTTGCGGCAAGCAGGATGGGTTATGTTAGATATAGGGCAACGAAAAAAGGCAATTAATTGTGGGATAAAATCTATTCTAAATCAGCCTTTTGATGTTCATAATTGGAAGTTACTTGTTTATGCTAGTCTTAAACCCATATCTCAGCCTTTAACAACCTAA
- a CDS encoding glycosyltransferase: protein MTAKKKVLAISPIRTAPASSGPMTRISRLISAFKLFDQEIYFAFVEIWTPGSDELTDEQWEGNYYKIPFDFSAKVKNKQQKCKEKNTLIKLRSRLYHWLGFRDPLYNYQIDDWYCQETEKALSELAKKISPDIVIVEYVFLSWTLKIFDEKVVKIIDTHDVYADRIKTYSLKARPSKAFSTSPSEEIKGLNRADIILAIQDKEQEYFSRILSNKTVLTVGHLLEVNKPMINKINNYKILFVGSPMAANVEGIKYFLNDVFPLVKKKFSQSEFIIVGSICNFIDDCESCLKLGVVENISEVYDMVDVVINPVIRGTGLAIKSIEALGYAKPFVATIPAGIRGLEEGVGKAFLASDTPEGFADAIINIFTDINLRNQLSENAYKFAQEWNKKSLKSLEKILG, encoded by the coding sequence ATGACTGCCAAAAAGAAAGTTCTTGCTATTTCACCTATACGTACTGCCCCCGCTTCCAGTGGGCCAATGACACGAATTTCTAGATTGATTTCTGCTTTCAAGTTATTTGATCAAGAGATTTACTTCGCATTTGTCGAAATATGGACTCCAGGGTCAGATGAATTAACTGATGAACAATGGGAAGGTAACTACTACAAAATTCCTTTCGATTTTTCTGCTAAAGTTAAAAATAAGCAACAAAAGTGCAAGGAAAAAAATACATTAATAAAGCTCCGTTCAAGGCTATACCACTGGTTGGGATTTAGAGATCCTTTATATAACTATCAAATAGATGATTGGTATTGTCAAGAAACCGAAAAGGCTTTGAGTGAACTGGCGAAAAAAATTAGTCCTGATATAGTAATTGTTGAATATGTATTTCTATCTTGGACTTTAAAAATTTTTGATGAGAAAGTTGTAAAAATTATTGATACCCATGATGTGTATGCTGATAGAATTAAAACCTATTCTCTAAAAGCACGACCTAGTAAAGCTTTTTCGACATCGCCTTCTGAAGAAATAAAGGGACTAAATAGGGCTGATATAATTCTGGCAATTCAAGATAAAGAGCAGGAGTATTTTTCTCGTATTCTTAGTAACAAAACTGTTTTAACTGTTGGTCATTTGTTAGAAGTAAACAAACCGATGATTAACAAAATAAATAACTACAAAATTCTTTTTGTCGGTAGCCCTATGGCTGCTAATGTAGAAGGCATTAAGTATTTTTTAAACGATGTTTTTCCCCTTGTTAAGAAAAAATTTAGCCAATCCGAATTTATTATTGTTGGTAGTATTTGCAACTTTATTGATGATTGTGAGTCATGCCTTAAGTTAGGTGTAGTAGAAAACATAAGTGAAGTTTATGATATGGTGGATGTTGTTATTAACCCAGTTATTAGGGGGACAGGTTTAGCGATAAAATCTATCGAAGCATTAGGTTATGCCAAACCCTTTGTAGCTACGATACCGGCAGGAATAAGAGGACTAGAAGAGGGAGTAGGCAAAGCTTTCCTTGCCTCTGATACACCAGAGGGATTCGCTGATGCAATAATAAACATATTTACAGACATAAATTTACGTAACCAGTTATCGGAAAACGCCTACAAGTTCGCACAAGAGTGGAACAAAAAATCTCTGAAATCTCTAGAAAAAATATTAGGGTGA
- a CDS encoding Mo-dependent nitrogenase C-terminal domain-containing protein has protein sequence MNTAKLKIPQNTLVDLIKTWIDNLNVNNPNLAYLICQLIPSQCPFEQTIYWFGKKILYIPPLCKLNPFYEEFVGLRFRALCYLADECGQDISQFI, from the coding sequence ATGAATACTGCAAAACTCAAAATCCCTCAAAACACACTTGTTGATTTAATTAAAACTTGGATAGATAATTTAAACGTTAATAATCCCAATCTAGCTTATTTGATCTGTCAGCTTATCCCGTCTCAGTGTCCTTTTGAACAAACTATTTATTGGTTCGGAAAGAAAATTTTATATATTCCTCCTCTTTGTAAACTTAATCCATTTTATGAAGAATTTGTTGGACTGAGATTTAGAGCTTTATGTTATCTCGCTGATGAATGTGGTCAAGATATTTCTCAATTCATCTAA
- a CDS encoding TM0106 family RecB-like putative nuclease, with amino-acid sequence MLLTDALLLDYKRCQRRAFLNRYGDPTQKDPKRDFYLKLRQESEIHIQKVLAELYPYYHQPSATLGWKQRAQETEALMSQGVDCIYKGVLFQTVSDFIPDDSLTLVGLPNLLIKSPGQSKFGEWTYRPISIQLGRRPKPEYKIIVAYYAYLLSLTQYSLPSTAQLILRPIKTYDVELGTWLPKVRDIILECVPTLDHRQEPEVFISRQRCSLCHWYSHCYTLAQSQQHLSLVPGVTPSRYESLQTLGIDSVVSLANASPAKMGELMGLDIANQLQLQAQSIVQNRAFSKEHLSRNYQVFIPSASVELYFDIEAEPELNVDYLLGILLVDRPQNLKQFYPFFAEKPEDEKIIWLSFITFVNNYPNAPIFHYSEYEVETIKRLANLYHTPQEQLESLLDRCVDLHKQVINSVFLPVESYSLKSLANWLGFQWRDPGVSGDQCVCWYDQWLTTGDRNLLDSILRYNEDDCWATFHLKNWLVEFFFESFSS; translated from the coding sequence ATGCTGCTGACTGATGCTCTGCTTCTAGATTATAAACGTTGTCAACGCCGTGCTTTTCTCAATCGTTATGGAGATCCCACTCAAAAAGATCCAAAGCGGGATTTTTACCTAAAACTGCGCCAAGAAAGCGAAATTCATATTCAAAAGGTCTTAGCCGAATTATATCCCTATTATCATCAACCTTCAGCTACTCTTGGCTGGAAACAGAGGGCGCAAGAGACGGAAGCTTTAATGTCTCAAGGAGTAGACTGTATCTATAAAGGCGTTTTATTTCAGACTGTCTCAGATTTTATCCCAGACGACTCTCTAACCTTAGTAGGATTACCTAATTTATTGATTAAATCTCCCGGTCAATCAAAGTTTGGGGAGTGGACTTATCGCCCGATTAGTATTCAGTTAGGCCGTCGTCCTAAACCTGAATATAAAATTATTGTGGCCTATTACGCCTATTTACTCAGTTTAACTCAATACAGTTTACCCTCAACTGCTCAATTAATTTTACGCCCTATAAAAACTTATGATGTAGAATTAGGAACTTGGCTGCCGAAAGTTAGAGACATCATTCTCGAATGTGTCCCCACCCTTGATCATCGTCAAGAACCAGAAGTCTTTATATCCCGTCAACGCTGTAGCTTATGTCATTGGTATAGTCATTGTTATACCTTAGCTCAATCTCAGCAACATTTGTCCTTAGTGCCGGGTGTTACCCCCAGTCGTTATGAATCTTTGCAAACTTTGGGCATAGACTCGGTTGTCTCTTTGGCGAATGCGTCTCCGGCTAAAATGGGTGAGTTAATGGGATTAGATATCGCTAATCAATTACAATTACAGGCTCAATCTATTGTACAAAATCGAGCCTTTTCTAAGGAACATTTGTCCAGAAATTATCAAGTATTTATTCCTAGTGCTTCCGTTGAGCTTTATTTTGATATTGAAGCTGAACCCGAATTAAATGTAGATTATCTATTAGGAATTTTGTTAGTTGATCGCCCCCAAAATCTTAAGCAATTTTACCCATTTTTTGCCGAAAAACCCGAAGATGAAAAAATAATTTGGTTAAGTTTTATAACGTTTGTTAACAATTATCCGAATGCCCCTATTTTTCACTATTCAGAATATGAAGTAGAAACTATAAAACGATTAGCCAATTTATATCATACGCCTCAAGAACAACTGGAAAGTTTACTCGATCGCTGTGTCGATCTGCATAAACAGGTGATCAATTCCGTCTTCTTGCCAGTAGAAAGTTATTCTTTAAAATCCCTTGCTAATTGGCTAGGGTTTCAGTGGCGCGATCCCGGGGTAAGCGGGGATCAATGTGTTTGCTGGTATGACCAATGGTTAACCACAGGCGATCGGAATCTTCTCGATTCTATTTTGCGTTATAATGAGGATGACTGTTGGGCTACATTTCATTTAAAAAATTGGTTGGTTGAGTTTTTTTTCGAGTCTTTCTCAAGTTAA
- a CDS encoding peptide ABC transporter substrate-binding protein, which translates to MLLSNCNNQQTTPSSGDGEVLRLLYWQAPTILNPHLSTGFKDAEASRITLEPLASYNAQGELIPFLAAEIPTVENGGVAKDGKSVIWKLKQGIKWSDGTPFTAEDVVFTYQFISDPKVGSTNAATYDLVESVEAIDDHTVKVNFKEVNPAWSLPFVGSEGMILPRHVYQDFLGEKARQAPANLLPIGTGPYQVVEFKPGDVVVYEPNPNYRAVDQLGFKRIELKGGGDSTSAARAVLQTGEADYAYNVQVEASVLKQLEAGGKGKLVSSFGSLVERILLNHSDPNQAGADGNKSNLKFPHPFFKDEKVRQAFSLAIDRKTLSEQLYGITGKPTSNFIVLPEQYYSPNTNYEFNLEKANALLDEAGWKDTNGNGIRDKNGVEMQVVFQTSVNPVRQKTQQIVKQGLQSIGVGTELKSVDAGIYFSSDPANNDTVEKFYADMQMFSTGNTSPDPGTYMKTYVCDGGKNIPQPDNSWSGDNYSRYCNPEYDKLWQASNQELDEEKRQQLFIKMNDMLVNNVEVIPLVHRADVVAIGNNLEGFELTPWDRNTWNIQDWKRKSQS; encoded by the coding sequence GTGCTGCTGTCCAATTGTAATAATCAGCAGACAACCCCATCCTCTGGAGATGGAGAAGTTTTAAGACTCTTGTATTGGCAAGCGCCGACTATCCTTAACCCCCATTTATCCACAGGATTTAAAGATGCGGAAGCGAGTCGTATTACTCTCGAACCCTTAGCCAGTTATAATGCTCAAGGAGAATTAATTCCCTTTTTAGCCGCAGAAATTCCCACCGTAGAAAATGGGGGAGTTGCTAAAGATGGAAAATCGGTAATTTGGAAATTAAAACAAGGAATTAAATGGTCTGATGGGACACCTTTTACGGCGGAGGATGTCGTTTTTACTTATCAGTTTATCAGTGATCCTAAAGTCGGATCTACTAATGCCGCTACTTATGATTTAGTGGAAAGTGTAGAAGCGATCGATGATCATACCGTTAAAGTTAATTTTAAAGAAGTGAATCCCGCTTGGTCACTGCCTTTTGTCGGATCAGAAGGAATGATTTTACCTCGTCATGTTTATCAAGATTTTTTAGGAGAAAAAGCGCGACAAGCACCGGCGAATTTATTACCTATCGGCACAGGGCCTTATCAAGTCGTAGAATTTAAACCTGGGGATGTAGTGGTGTATGAACCTAATCCTAATTATCGCGCAGTCGATCAGTTAGGATTTAAACGAATTGAACTTAAAGGGGGAGGAGATTCTACCTCTGCCGCTAGAGCAGTTTTACAAACCGGAGAAGCGGATTATGCTTATAATGTTCAGGTAGAAGCCTCAGTTTTAAAACAGTTAGAAGCCGGCGGAAAAGGAAAATTAGTCTCTAGTTTTGGGTCTTTAGTGGAAAGAATTTTACTCAATCATTCTGATCCTAATCAAGCGGGAGCAGACGGAAATAAATCAAATTTAAAATTTCCTCATCCTTTTTTTAAAGATGAAAAAGTTCGTCAAGCTTTTTCCTTAGCCATAGATCGAAAAACCCTATCAGAACAACTCTATGGAATTACCGGCAAACCGACCAGTAACTTTATAGTTTTACCCGAACAATATTATTCTCCTAATACCAATTATGAATTTAATTTAGAAAAAGCCAATGCTTTATTAGATGAGGCAGGATGGAAAGATACTAACGGTAACGGAATTCGGGATAAAAACGGCGTAGAAATGCAGGTTGTGTTTCAAACTTCCGTTAATCCAGTACGTCAAAAAACTCAACAAATCGTTAAACAAGGATTACAATCGATTGGGGTAGGAACAGAATTAAAAAGTGTGGATGCGGGAATTTATTTTTCTAGCGATCCGGCTAATAATGATACAGTAGAAAAATTTTATGCTGATATGCAGATGTTTAGCACCGGTAATACTAGCCCAGATCCAGGGACTTATATGAAAACTTATGTCTGTGATGGGGGCAAAAATATTCCTCAACCCGACAATAGTTGGTCAGGAGATAATTACTCTCGTTATTGTAATCCTGAGTATGACAAACTTTGGCAAGCCTCTAATCAAGAATTAGATGAGGAAAAACGACAACAACTATTTATTAAAATGAATGATATGCTAGTGAATAATGTTGAAGTTATTCCCTTAGTTCATCGGGCTGATGTAGTAGCGATCGGTAATAATTTAGAAGGATTTGAATTAACCCCTTGGGATCGCAATACCTGGAATATCCAAGATTGGAAACGGAAAAGCCAGAGTTAA
- a CDS encoding bifunctional heptose 7-phosphate kinase/heptose 1-phosphate adenyltransferase, with translation MTLSPKKRVKMTSYSSFISQLAPNSDRFFSLLDRFNQAKILVIGDLTLDEFLTGQVERISREAPVLILRHENTRQIPGGGANAVYNLAKLGANVKVAGLVGKDIQGEALRHIFEQAGIETKGILLDSDRPTVTKTRISGHARQSVTQQIVRVDRKSDELPDLKLQQDLAEYIYQECSNVDAVVCSDYGDGVFTPSVIKASLTHSQVIVDTQKDLNRYQGATLFTPNLPEAELAVGYSIKTPETLQQAGEDLLYLTGAKLMLITRGEEGMTGFERKGEEIVSWHIPAFNRTDVFDVTGAGDTVVAALTLGLCVGGSFWEAAILGNLAASLVVRQFGTATTSIEEMKEAFKLFLEEGI, from the coding sequence ATGACTTTAAGCCCTAAAAAACGAGTCAAAATGACCTCCTATTCTTCTTTTATCTCTCAACTCGCTCCCAATAGCGATCGCTTTTTCTCCTTATTGGATCGGTTTAACCAAGCTAAAATATTGGTGATCGGAGACTTAACCCTAGATGAATTTTTAACCGGTCAAGTCGAGCGAATTTCTAGAGAAGCACCGGTTTTAATTCTACGTCATGAAAATACCCGACAAATTCCTGGGGGTGGGGCAAATGCGGTCTATAATTTAGCTAAATTGGGAGCTAACGTTAAAGTAGCCGGATTAGTCGGAAAAGATATCCAAGGGGAAGCATTACGCCATATTTTTGAGCAGGCCGGCATAGAAACCAAGGGGATATTATTAGATAGCGATCGTCCTACGGTAACAAAAACTCGGATTTCTGGCCATGCGCGTCAGTCGGTTACTCAACAAATAGTCAGAGTCGATCGTAAATCTGATGAGTTACCCGATCTTAAATTACAGCAAGATTTAGCCGAGTATATCTATCAAGAATGTAGTAACGTGGATGCGGTTGTCTGTTCAGACTATGGGGATGGAGTATTTACCCCCTCGGTGATTAAAGCAAGTTTAACTCATTCTCAAGTGATTGTAGACACTCAAAAAGACTTAAATCGTTATCAGGGTGCAACTCTATTTACGCCTAATTTACCCGAAGCAGAACTCGCTGTCGGTTATTCTATAAAAACTCCCGAAACCCTACAACAAGCCGGAGAAGATTTACTCTACTTAACCGGGGCTAAATTAATGTTAATTACTCGCGGAGAAGAGGGGATGACTGGGTTTGAAAGAAAAGGAGAAGAAATTGTCTCTTGGCATATTCCGGCTTTTAATCGTACCGATGTATTTGATGTGACCGGTGCAGGAGATACGGTGGTTGCTGCATTAACCTTGGGGTTATGTGTGGGGGGTTCATTTTGGGAAGCCGCTATTTTAGGAAATTTAGCCGCTAGTCTTGTTGTGCGTCAATTTGGGACAGCCACCACCTCTATTGAGGAAATGAAAGAAGCCTTTAAATTATTCTTAGAAGAAGGAATTTAA